In one Oscillospiraceae bacterium genomic region, the following are encoded:
- a CDS encoding HD domain-containing protein produces MTGPDAGQTAFRELEHILQREPQPGAALERLFAHPLPPAFAPLRRMKSTQQSPVHHPEGSVWNHTLLVVDEAAKRRTESKCPQALMWAALLHDVGKPDTTRVRRGKITSYGHEKVGAALARRFLSGFMADSGLIDRVCALVRYHMQILFVVKGLPFADLAGMKAGADVEEVALLGLCDRLGRLGADPAEETANIQVFLQKCGR; encoded by the coding sequence ATGACAGGCCCGGACGCGGGCCAAACGGCGTTCCGGGAGCTGGAGCACATTTTGCAGCGGGAGCCGCAGCCTGGGGCGGCTTTGGAGCGGCTGTTCGCACATCCTCTGCCCCCGGCCTTTGCGCCGCTGCGGCGTATGAAGTCCACCCAGCAGTCGCCCGTCCACCATCCGGAGGGGAGCGTGTGGAACCACACCCTGCTGGTGGTGGACGAGGCGGCGAAGCGCAGGACGGAGAGCAAGTGTCCCCAGGCCCTGATGTGGGCCGCCCTGCTCCACGATGTGGGCAAGCCGGACACCACGCGTGTCCGGCGGGGGAAGATCACCTCCTATGGACACGAAAAGGTGGGGGCGGCGCTGGCCCGGCGGTTCCTGTCCGGGTTTATGGCGGACAGCGGCCTGATCGACCGGGTGTGCGCACTGGTCCGGTATCACATGCAGATCCTCTTTGTGGTCAAGGGCCTGCCCTTTGCGGATTTGGCGGGGATGAAGGCCGGGGCCGACGTGGAGGAGGTGGCCCTGCTGGGCCTGTGCGACAGGCTGGGGCGGCTGGGCGCGGACCCCGCGGAGGAGACGGCCAATATCCAGGTATTTCTGCAAAAATGCGGACGCTGA
- a CDS encoding dehydrogenase, whose product MIPFEFEYYRPDTPAEAFDCYARLAKAGKRPVWYAGGTELISMARVGSRSFGAVVDLKGVPDCTRLGPERGRLRLGAALTLTQIAESGLFPLLGRTAARIADHTIQGKITLGGNLAGTIKYREAALPLLLCGAKARVMTAAGPEERPFAGIFDGRMALGGGEFLLGVDVPEREAALPHCHAKRTKLDKIDYPLVTLCAVRDGACVRAAVSGYGDAPMLLPGAFLRAAAEPQAVEQVSALGRDSLSGSRAYKDFVLKAMVARALAELGVA is encoded by the coding sequence ATGATCCCCTTTGAATTTGAATATTACCGCCCCGACACCCCCGCGGAGGCCTTCGACTGCTACGCCCGCCTGGCGAAGGCGGGCAAGCGCCCGGTCTGGTACGCCGGGGGCACGGAGCTTATCAGCATGGCCCGGGTGGGCAGCCGCAGCTTCGGCGCGGTGGTGGATCTCAAGGGCGTGCCGGACTGCACCCGCCTGGGGCCGGAGCGGGGGCGGCTGCGCCTGGGCGCGGCCCTGACCCTGACCCAGATCGCCGAGTCCGGCCTCTTTCCCCTGCTGGGCCGGACCGCGGCGCGCATCGCCGACCACACCATCCAGGGCAAAATCACACTGGGCGGCAACCTGGCCGGCACCATCAAGTACCGGGAGGCCGCCCTCCCCCTGCTGCTCTGCGGCGCAAAGGCCCGGGTGATGACGGCGGCAGGCCCGGAGGAGCGCCCCTTCGCGGGGATTTTCGACGGGCGCATGGCGCTGGGCGGAGGCGAGTTCCTGCTCGGCGTCGACGTGCCGGAGCGGGAGGCCGCCCTCCCCCACTGTCACGCCAAGCGCACCAAGCTGGACAAGATCGACTACCCGCTGGTCACCCTCTGCGCCGTCCGGGACGGGGCGTGCGTCCGCGCCGCCGTCTCAGGCTACGGCGACGCCCCCATGCTGCTGCCCGGGGCGTTCCTGCGCGCCGCCGCGGAGCCGCAGGCCGTGGAGCAGGTCTCCGCCCTGGGGCGGGACAGCCTGTCCGGCAGCCGCGCCTACAAGGACTTCGTGCTCAAAGCCATGGTGGCCCGGGCGCTGGCCGAATTGGGGGTGGCGTGA
- a CDS encoding ABC transporter substrate-binding protein, which yields MKKKLLSLLLALSMVAALAACSAGGAGTPTPTPAAEPTPAVEPTPVPETAPAAPELSGTLKVVATNETYMTLFEKFAAETGVKVELLSMSSGDVLSKLRAEGGTPSADLWFGGGIDAFMSAKDDGLLEQVSFAASSDLADAFKDADGYWFSKGLTIVGFLVNNTLMGELNITAPATWTDLLNSEYKGEIVMSNPAVSGTNYAVVNAMLQKLGEEAGWDYFNSLNENIAFYGKRGSDPKNKVIADEYAIGITYIDGTIEDLLDEYDVSIVYPTDGIPWMPDGVAAFKNADNVEAAKYFIEWLFSSDENLKLLAEIDQKTSVKLIKPNLEGIELDYDTAILLDEDLSLFGAQRTAVLEQFEALMGDKAVND from the coding sequence ATGAAAAAGAAGCTGCTCTCTCTGCTCCTGGCCCTGTCCATGGTCGCCGCCCTGGCGGCCTGCTCCGCGGGCGGCGCCGGGACCCCCACCCCCACGCCCGCGGCCGAGCCCACTCCCGCCGTGGAGCCCACCCCCGTGCCCGAGACCGCCCCGGCGGCGCCCGAGCTGTCCGGCACCCTGAAGGTGGTGGCCACCAACGAGACCTATATGACCCTGTTCGAGAAGTTCGCCGCGGAGACCGGCGTCAAGGTGGAGCTGCTGTCCATGTCCTCCGGCGACGTGCTCTCCAAGCTGCGGGCCGAGGGCGGCACCCCCTCCGCCGACCTGTGGTTTGGCGGCGGCATCGACGCGTTCATGAGCGCCAAGGACGACGGCCTGCTGGAGCAGGTGAGCTTCGCCGCCTCCTCCGACCTGGCCGACGCCTTCAAGGACGCCGACGGCTACTGGTTCTCCAAGGGCCTGACCATTGTGGGCTTCCTGGTGAACAACACCCTGATGGGGGAGCTGAACATTACCGCCCCCGCCACCTGGACCGACCTGCTCAACAGCGAGTACAAGGGCGAGATCGTCATGTCCAACCCCGCCGTGTCCGGCACCAACTACGCCGTGGTCAACGCCATGCTGCAAAAGCTGGGCGAGGAGGCGGGCTGGGACTACTTCAACAGCCTTAACGAGAATATCGCCTTCTACGGCAAGCGCGGCTCCGACCCCAAGAACAAGGTCATCGCCGACGAGTACGCCATCGGGATCACCTACATCGACGGCACCATCGAGGACCTGCTGGACGAGTACGACGTGAGCATCGTCTACCCCACCGACGGGATTCCCTGGATGCCCGACGGCGTCGCCGCGTTCAAGAACGCCGACAATGTGGAGGCCGCCAAGTACTTTATCGAGTGGCTGTTCAGCAGCGACGAGAATCTCAAGCTGCTGGCCGAGATCGACCAGAAGACCAGCGTCAAGCTCATCAAGCCCAACCTGGAGGGCATTGAGCTGGACTACGACACCGCCATCCTGCTGGACGAGGACCTGTCCCTGTTCGGCGCCCAGCGCACCGCCGTGCTGGAGCAGTTCGAGGCGCTGATGGGGGACAAGGCGGTCAATGACTGA
- a CDS encoding ABC transporter permease — translation MTDRGSAKAGKRASEDALFRVGGWAADKLLLAVLLGAICLFVLYPILCIFLRSFQGGAGLNLDSYRAVWSQYRTNLWNSLFVGVLTALFCTIFSVATALFLSTKRGWVKLLCMGLLLITMVSPPFVSSLAYIQLYGRRGWITHRLLGLSWDPYNCWGVIWMQSISFVPLNALFLSGILSKLDGASLQAARDLGARPGAILRDIVLPLMRPGILVSLLLSFVRSLADFGTPVIIGGRFSTIASEIYLQLVGYSNLEKASAMNMFLLLPSIAAFFLYRRLMRRSDLLVEASRAKQEQLSLKLLRCGPAGVLAVGVSVLFFGMMLLQYGCIFLSGFLKPVKGVYSFTTEYLEQLLRYDAGTMLRSVQYALIVSLAGTAFAMLFAYYMERRKVPGRGLFDCLATLPYMLPGTCFGIGYILAFNHPPLKLTGTALIVLANMLFKQLPTTTKICSAALTQVPVSLERAARDLGGGQFAVLRDVILPGLRPAFLSCFVYNFSSSMTTAGAILFLINPGQQLAVFRLFDAVYTGKYALASLISALIILIVLAVEALVYFLTWKVAKPRVS, via the coding sequence ATGACTGATCGCGGCAGCGCCAAAGCGGGGAAAAGGGCATCTGAGGATGCCCTTTTTCGCGTTGGGGGCTGGGCGGCGGACAAGCTGCTGCTGGCCGTCCTGCTGGGCGCGATCTGCCTGTTTGTGCTCTACCCCATCCTGTGCATTTTCCTGCGCAGCTTCCAGGGCGGGGCGGGCCTGAACCTGGACAGCTACCGCGCGGTGTGGAGCCAGTACCGCACCAACCTCTGGAACAGCCTGTTCGTGGGTGTGCTGACCGCCCTGTTCTGCACTATTTTTTCCGTGGCCACCGCCCTGTTCCTGTCCACCAAGCGGGGCTGGGTTAAGCTCTTATGCATGGGGCTGCTGCTGATCACCATGGTCTCGCCCCCCTTCGTCTCCTCCCTGGCCTATATCCAGCTCTACGGGCGCAGGGGCTGGATCACCCACCGGCTGCTGGGCCTGTCCTGGGACCCCTACAACTGCTGGGGGGTCATCTGGATGCAGAGCATCTCCTTTGTCCCCCTCAACGCCCTGTTTCTCAGCGGGATCCTCTCCAAGCTGGACGGCGCCAGCCTCCAGGCCGCCCGGGATCTGGGGGCCCGCCCCGGCGCCATTCTCCGGGACATCGTGCTGCCCCTGATGCGGCCGGGCATCCTGGTGTCGCTGCTGCTGTCCTTCGTGCGCTCCCTGGCCGACTTCGGCACCCCGGTGATCATCGGCGGGCGGTTCAGCACCATCGCCTCGGAGATCTACCTCCAGCTGGTGGGGTACTCCAACCTGGAAAAGGCGTCGGCCATGAATATGTTCCTGCTGCTGCCCTCCATCGCCGCCTTTTTCCTCTACCGGCGCCTGATGCGCCGCTCGGACCTGCTGGTGGAGGCCTCCCGCGCCAAGCAGGAGCAGCTCAGCCTCAAGCTGCTGCGCTGCGGCCCGGCGGGCGTGCTGGCCGTGGGGGTGAGCGTGCTGTTCTTCGGCATGATGCTCCTGCAGTACGGGTGCATCTTCCTCTCCGGCTTCCTCAAGCCCGTCAAGGGGGTCTACAGCTTCACCACCGAGTATCTGGAGCAGCTGCTGCGCTACGACGCGGGCACCATGCTGCGCAGCGTGCAGTACGCCCTGATCGTCTCCCTGGCGGGCACGGCCTTCGCCATGCTCTTCGCCTACTATATGGAGCGGCGGAAGGTGCCGGGGCGCGGCCTCTTCGACTGCCTGGCCACCCTGCCCTACATGCTGCCCGGCACCTGCTTCGGCATCGGGTACATCCTGGCCTTCAACCATCCGCCCCTGAAGCTGACGGGCACGGCCCTCATCGTCCTGGCCAACATGCTCTTCAAGCAGCTGCCCACCACCACCAAGATCTGCTCCGCCGCCCTGACCCAGGTGCCGGTCTCCCTGGAGCGGGCGGCCCGGGATCTGGGGGGCGGGCAGTTCGCCGTGCTGCGGGACGTGATCCTGCCCGGCCTGCGCCCCGCCTTCCTGAGCTGCTTTGTGTACAACTTCTCCAGCAGCATGACCACCGCGGGGGCCATATTGTTCCTCATCAACCCGGGCCAGCAGCTGGCGGTGTTCCGCCTGTTCGACGCGGTCTATACCGGCAAATACGCCCTGGCCTCCCTGATCTCCGCGCTGATCATCCTCATTGTCCTGGCCGTGGAGGCCCTGGTCTATTTTCTCACATGGAAGGTGGCGAAGCCCCGTGTATCTTGA
- a CDS encoding histidinol-phosphatase, which yields MLVDMHLHERTHSSDSFLALEEIVSIARAKGLDAVCITDHDSMGLRDYAAEFAKKADFPIFVGIEFFSLQGDITAWGIDTYPERRIDAQPFIDRVNAAGGFCVSCHPFRSNMRGLEDNLRRVRGLHGVEVLNGSTDAQANRTALRYCRELGLKPIGASDAHVTGQVGKYATWLPEMVFTLEDFVAQLRSRPTRPAVWNGSGYDVVDEF from the coding sequence ATGCTTGTAGACATGCACCTGCATGAGCGCACCCATTCCTCCGACAGCTTTCTCGCGCTGGAGGAGATCGTCTCCATCGCCCGGGCCAAGGGCCTCGACGCGGTCTGCATCACCGACCACGACAGCATGGGCCTGCGGGACTACGCCGCGGAGTTTGCGAAAAAGGCGGATTTCCCCATCTTCGTGGGCATCGAGTTTTTCTCCCTCCAGGGGGACATCACCGCCTGGGGGATCGATACCTACCCGGAACGCCGCATCGACGCCCAGCCCTTTATCGACCGGGTGAACGCGGCGGGGGGCTTCTGCGTGTCCTGCCACCCCTTCCGCAGCAACATGCGGGGGCTGGAGGACAATCTGCGCCGGGTGCGGGGGCTGCACGGGGTGGAGGTGCTCAACGGCAGCACCGACGCGCAGGCCAACCGCACCGCCCTGCGCTATTGCCGGGAGCTGGGCCTGAAGCCCATCGGCGCCAGCGACGCCCACGTGACGGGGCAGGTGGGAAAATACGCCACCTGGCTGCCCGAGATGGTGTTTACCCTGGAGGACTTCGTGGCGCAGCTGCGCAGCCGCCCCACACGGCCCGCGGTTTGGAACGGCTCGGGCTACGACGTGGTGGATGAGTTTTAG
- the yphB gene encoding hypothetical protein, translating into MQEYIDPHTLLIILCGIGMGTAARLVTLKIDTRQTPSFPNGMFISVFMGVVASFLGAVAIPALLARDLTAVTFLTLGVQHFREVRTTEKESLEKLESVEFTKRGPAYIDGIAKTYESRYYISLVTALAVVLALELLGRAEPAINLALALAVGLAVIALLRALTKGKCVGDICTLKEGKLTLEGSDLYVDGMFVTSQLGTDRSRALFLKEGVGFVITPKKKKFEITLNNYGQRQALLFEATRTFGMKRFAFTRKSFKEGKIVLAFVPILRQPEAIMDVLGKTPVLENSRKIHTLMQEPVVGGQANG; encoded by the coding sequence ATGCAGGAGTATATCGACCCGCACACGCTGCTGATCATTCTGTGCGGCATCGGCATGGGCACAGCCGCGCGGCTGGTCACGCTGAAAATCGACACCAGGCAGACCCCCAGCTTTCCCAACGGCATGTTTATCAGCGTCTTTATGGGGGTGGTGGCCTCCTTTTTGGGCGCGGTGGCCATCCCGGCCCTCCTGGCCCGGGATCTGACCGCCGTGACCTTCCTCACCCTGGGGGTGCAGCATTTCAGGGAGGTCAGGACCACCGAGAAGGAGAGCCTGGAGAAGCTGGAGAGCGTGGAGTTCACCAAGCGCGGCCCGGCCTATATCGACGGCATCGCCAAGACCTACGAGTCCCGGTACTATATCTCCCTGGTCACCGCGCTGGCCGTGGTGCTCGCCCTGGAGCTGCTGGGGCGGGCGGAGCCGGCTATTAACCTGGCGCTGGCCCTGGCGGTGGGTCTGGCCGTCATCGCCCTGCTGCGGGCGTTGACGAAGGGCAAGTGCGTGGGCGACATCTGCACGCTGAAGGAGGGCAAGCTCACCCTGGAGGGCTCCGACCTCTACGTGGACGGCATGTTCGTCACCAGCCAGCTGGGCACCGACCGCAGCCGGGCGCTCTTTTTGAAGGAGGGCGTGGGCTTCGTCATCACGCCCAAAAAGAAGAAGTTCGAGATCACCCTCAACAACTACGGCCAGCGCCAGGCCCTGCTCTTCGAGGCCACCAGGACCTTTGGCATGAAGCGCTTCGCCTTTACCCGCAAGAGCTTCAAGGAGGGCAAAATCGTGCTGGCCTTCGTCCCCATCCTGCGCCAGCCGGAGGCGATCATGGACGTGCTGGGCAAGACCCCCGTCCTGGAGAACAGCAGAAAAATCCACACGCTGATGCAGGAGCCTGTGGTGGGAGGGCAAGCAAATGGCTAA
- a CDS encoding MFS transporter, whose translation MKKDRLHFAWFVLLGVILIRGFAGGGLNTVSALFLPPVAAELGVGIGSLAIYLSITSVVMVFWLPIAGRIINKYDIRAVVLAGALLQAVSFAAFGRMNSVYGWYLLAVPYSMGATILANLLGPILINRWFAKNTGLMLGIQMAFVGLFGAVFQPVTSGLIARRGWRASYFILGIAVLAAVLIPGLLLLRDRPGDKGLAPYGQEEGPRAAQARPGGQLNVGQAAALRSLSFYLLLLFMIAITGVAVFSQHIPSYGGLLGYSLERTGTALALASVGSAIGSIAIGMVSDRIGALKTCYGVLGVGLVAILGFLLAGRGFALFALSTFLHGLTSSGIMVLAPILTLKFYGQQDYEKIYAKVSMGAPLASILLIPAYGFIYDHMGSYVPVLLGMLLLLLLALFSIAVGWKKRCTIDGCPGWRG comes from the coding sequence ATGAAGAAGGACAGGCTGCATTTTGCGTGGTTTGTTTTGCTGGGGGTCATTCTGATCCGCGGCTTTGCGGGGGGTGGCCTCAATACGGTCTCCGCGCTGTTCCTGCCGCCCGTGGCGGCGGAGCTGGGCGTGGGCATCGGCAGCCTGGCGATCTACCTGAGCATCACCTCCGTCGTCATGGTGTTCTGGCTCCCCATCGCGGGCAGGATCATCAACAAGTACGACATCCGCGCCGTGGTGCTGGCGGGCGCGCTGCTCCAGGCAGTCTCCTTCGCCGCCTTCGGCCGGATGAACAGCGTGTACGGCTGGTACCTGCTGGCGGTGCCCTACTCCATGGGGGCCACCATCCTGGCAAACCTGCTGGGGCCCATCCTGATCAACCGCTGGTTCGCCAAGAACACGGGGCTGATGCTGGGCATCCAGATGGCCTTCGTGGGGCTGTTCGGCGCGGTGTTCCAGCCCGTCACCTCGGGCCTGATCGCGCGGCGCGGGTGGCGCGCGTCTTATTTCATTCTGGGTATCGCCGTCCTGGCGGCGGTGCTGATTCCGGGCCTGCTGCTGCTCAGGGACAGGCCGGGGGACAAGGGGCTTGCGCCCTACGGGCAGGAGGAGGGCCCCCGCGCCGCCCAGGCCCGCCCGGGCGGCCAGCTCAACGTGGGCCAGGCCGCGGCCCTGCGCTCCCTGTCCTTTTACCTGCTGCTGCTGTTCATGATCGCCATCACCGGCGTGGCGGTGTTCTCCCAGCACATCCCCTCCTACGGGGGCCTTTTGGGCTACTCCCTGGAGCGGACCGGCACGGCCCTGGCCCTGGCGTCGGTGGGCAGCGCCATCGGCTCCATCGCCATCGGGATGGTCAGCGACCGGATCGGCGCGCTCAAAACCTGCTACGGCGTGCTGGGCGTGGGCCTTGTGGCGATACTGGGCTTCCTGCTGGCTGGGCGGGGCTTTGCGCTGTTTGCGCTGTCCACGTTCCTGCACGGGCTCACCAGCTCCGGGATCATGGTGCTGGCCCCCATCCTCACCCTGAAATTCTACGGGCAGCAGGATTATGAGAAGATCTATGCCAAGGTGTCCATGGGGGCGCCGCTGGCCTCCATCCTGCTAATCCCGGCCTACGGCTTTATCTACGACCATATGGGCAGCTACGTCCCGGTCCTGCTGGGGATGCTCCTGCTGCTCCTGCTGGCGCTGTTCAGCATCGCGGTGGGCTGGAAAAAGCGCTGCACCATCGACGGCTGCCCCGGCTGGCGGGGATAG
- a CDS encoding (2Fe-2S)-binding protein — protein sequence MQSYKGKVFLDLNVNGRTAAVCVKPSDTLLHVLRAQLGLTGAKPGCENGDCGACTVLVDGMPVKSCLMLAVEAVGRSITTVEGLKDAPIQKAFVEQWGFQCGYCTSGFLMVCHALAQRHPDADDALTETWLQSNLCRCTGYAEIRAAVRSILAGGGQ from the coding sequence ATGCAGTCCTACAAGGGAAAGGTCTTTTTGGATCTCAACGTCAACGGCCGCACCGCAGCCGTGTGCGTCAAGCCGTCGGACACCCTGCTCCACGTCCTGCGGGCCCAGCTGGGCCTAACCGGCGCCAAGCCGGGCTGCGAAAACGGGGACTGCGGCGCGTGCACGGTGCTGGTGGACGGTATGCCCGTCAAGTCCTGCCTGATGCTGGCGGTGGAGGCCGTGGGCCGCAGCATCACCACCGTGGAGGGGCTGAAGGACGCCCCGATTCAGAAGGCCTTTGTGGAGCAGTGGGGCTTCCAGTGCGGCTACTGCACCTCCGGCTTTCTGATGGTGTGCCACGCGCTGGCCCAGCGCCACCCCGACGCGGACGACGCCCTCACCGAGACGTGGCTCCAGTCCAACCTCTGCCGCTGCACCGGCTACGCGGAGATCCGCGCGGCGGTCAGGTCCATCCTGGCGGGGGGCGGACAGTAG
- the hbs gene encoding transcriptional regulator — translation MNKKELVSAMAEKSGLTKADNETALNAAMAVIEAALAAGEKVQLVGFGAFEIKSRPERIGHNPKTNEKMIVPARKAPVFKPGKALRAVIAG, via the coding sequence ATGAACAAGAAGGAATTGGTTTCCGCAATGGCGGAGAAATCCGGCCTGACTAAGGCTGACAATGAAACAGCGCTCAACGCCGCAATGGCAGTAATTGAGGCGGCGCTGGCCGCTGGTGAAAAAGTTCAGCTGGTCGGTTTCGGCGCTTTCGAGATTAAGAGCCGGCCTGAGCGGATTGGCCACAACCCCAAGACCAATGAGAAAATGATTGTCCCTGCCAGAAAGGCACCCGTGTTCAAGCCCGGCAAGGCCCTTAGAGCGGTCATAGCGGGCTGA
- a CDS encoding aldehyde oxidase, translating into MDAQIGASVPRKEAWDKVTGAAKYTADLAQPAMLHAALHTSTQAHALLVAVDTAQAAAMPGVRAVVTGADAGNLFCGPLLRDMPPLARGKVRYFGEPVAIVVAEEPEQAMAAAAAIAVQYSPLAPVTTLEQATAPDPVLVHDDPASYQRMEADIYPVPKSNLFHAVKIRKGDMDNGWARGEVAVEGTFHLPQSSHAAMETRAVRCFITPGGLIDVTTASQSPFEVRELLSDYFDVPQGLIAVHTPLVGGAFGGKAAVQLEVLAVLASRAAGGACVSLVNTREQDMASSPCKLGLRAELKLAAARTGEVTAAQMVFHLNAGAYADISPKLAKAVAVDCAGPYDFPNICCDCYAVYTNAPYATSYRGFGHAELTFCLERMMDKLSDALGMDPIALRAVNALEDGDLTATQVKATVSSMGRLRPCLDKLGPLIHWEEGTRTEEPGGLIRAKGMACLCKTSDTPTTASAAATASFLPDGTVSLNCAAVEIGPGIRTAMAQILAETLRMDVNRVFVNMEVDTQTAPYYWKTVASMTTYMMGRAVRAAGRDAKRQLLDLGATVLRCPAEDLDVENERVCLKADPMMYVAVKDLATGYSYENGNAVGGPVVGRGSYVMNHLTLLDRETGLGKAGRSWTLGAQAVEVEYDPALHTYRLLKAATVLDAGRVLNPMTARGVVMGGMSMGLGLATREEYVQAPDGVVGTTSFRTYKMLRIGEEPEYLVDFVETPQLDAPFGARGIAEHGVIGMPAALANAISRAAGVDVAELPVTPELIWRKKGGA; encoded by the coding sequence ATGGACGCACAGATCGGGGCCAGCGTGCCCCGCAAGGAGGCCTGGGACAAGGTGACCGGCGCCGCCAAATACACCGCGGACCTGGCCCAGCCCGCCATGCTCCACGCCGCCCTGCACACCAGCACCCAGGCCCACGCCCTGCTGGTGGCGGTGGACACGGCCCAGGCCGCGGCCATGCCCGGCGTGCGGGCCGTGGTCACCGGGGCGGACGCTGGCAACCTGTTCTGCGGCCCCCTCCTGCGGGACATGCCCCCCCTGGCCCGGGGCAAGGTGCGCTATTTCGGGGAGCCGGTGGCCATCGTGGTGGCGGAGGAGCCGGAGCAGGCCATGGCCGCCGCCGCCGCCATCGCCGTGCAGTACAGCCCCCTCGCCCCGGTGACCACCCTGGAGCAGGCCACCGCGCCCGACCCGGTGCTGGTCCACGACGACCCGGCCTCCTACCAGCGCATGGAGGCGGACATTTACCCCGTGCCCAAGTCCAACCTCTTCCACGCGGTCAAGATCCGCAAGGGCGACATGGACAACGGCTGGGCCCGGGGGGAGGTGGCCGTGGAGGGGACGTTCCACCTGCCCCAGTCCAGCCACGCCGCCATGGAGACCCGGGCGGTGCGCTGCTTCATCACACCCGGCGGGCTTATCGACGTCACCACCGCCTCCCAGTCCCCCTTCGAGGTGCGGGAGCTGCTCAGCGACTACTTCGACGTGCCCCAGGGGCTGATCGCCGTCCACACCCCCCTGGTGGGGGGCGCGTTCGGCGGGAAGGCCGCGGTGCAGCTGGAGGTGCTGGCCGTGCTGGCCTCCAGGGCGGCGGGCGGGGCCTGCGTGAGCCTGGTGAACACCCGGGAGCAGGATATGGCCTCCTCCCCCTGCAAGCTGGGGCTGCGGGCCGAGCTGAAGCTGGCCGCCGCCCGCACCGGCGAGGTCACCGCCGCGCAGATGGTGTTCCACCTCAACGCGGGGGCCTACGCGGACATCTCCCCAAAGCTGGCCAAGGCGGTGGCGGTGGACTGCGCGGGGCCCTACGATTTTCCAAACATTTGCTGCGACTGCTACGCCGTGTACACCAACGCCCCCTACGCCACCTCCTACCGCGGCTTCGGCCACGCCGAGCTGACCTTCTGCCTGGAGCGGATGATGGACAAGCTCTCCGACGCGCTGGGCATGGACCCCATCGCGCTGCGCGCCGTCAACGCCCTGGAGGACGGGGATCTCACCGCCACCCAGGTCAAGGCCACCGTGAGCAGCATGGGCCGGCTCAGGCCCTGCCTGGACAAGCTGGGGCCCCTGATCCACTGGGAGGAGGGCACCCGCACGGAGGAGCCGGGGGGCCTGATCCGCGCCAAGGGTATGGCCTGCCTGTGCAAGACCTCCGACACCCCCACCACCGCCTCCGCGGCCGCCACGGCGTCCTTCCTGCCCGACGGCACGGTGAGCCTCAACTGCGCCGCCGTGGAGATAGGGCCGGGCATCCGCACGGCCATGGCCCAGATCCTGGCCGAGACCCTGCGCATGGACGTAAACCGGGTATTCGTCAACATGGAGGTGGACACCCAGACCGCCCCCTACTACTGGAAAACCGTGGCCAGCATGACCACCTATATGATGGGCCGGGCCGTCCGCGCCGCCGGGCGGGACGCCAAGCGACAGCTTTTGGATCTGGGGGCCACGGTGCTGCGCTGCCCGGCCGAGGATCTGGACGTGGAGAACGAGCGTGTCTGCCTCAAAGCCGACCCCATGATGTACGTCGCCGTCAAGGACCTGGCCACGGGCTACTCCTATGAAAACGGCAACGCCGTGGGCGGGCCCGTGGTGGGCCGGGGCAGCTACGTGATGAACCATCTGACCCTGCTGGACCGGGAGACGGGGCTGGGCAAGGCGGGGCGGAGCTGGACCCTGGGGGCCCAGGCCGTGGAGGTGGAGTACGACCCGGCGCTGCACACCTACCGGCTGCTGAAGGCCGCCACCGTGCTGGACGCGGGCCGGGTGCTCAACCCCATGACCGCCCGGGGCGTGGTCATGGGCGGCATGAGCATGGGCCTGGGCCTGGCCACCCGGGAGGAGTACGTCCAGGCCCCCGACGGCGTGGTGGGCACCACCAGCTTCCGCACCTACAAGATGCTGCGCATCGGCGAGGAGCCGGAGTACCTGGTGGACTTTGTGGAGACGCCCCAGCTGGACGCCCCCTTCGGGGCGCGGGGCATCGCGGAGCACGGCGTCATCGGTATGCCCGCCGCCCTGGCCAACGCCATCTCCCGCGCCGCGGGGGTGGACGTCGCCGAGCTGCCCGTGACCCCGGAGCTGATTTGGAGAAAGAAGGGCGGAGCATGA